The following DNA comes from Sulfurimonas hongkongensis.
TTGTTCCGTATATTGTTTTACGGGTAGTTACATAAAATGTTATAACTTTTAAGGAGAGAGCATGGTTGATAGAGACTTTAAAGAAGCAAATAACAAGATGGTTGACTATCTTGTAAATGTCGGTGCGCTTCGTTCAAGCAGGATTATAGAAGCTTTTAGAAATATAAACAGAGCTGATTTTGTAGTCGATAGAAATTCTAAAAATATTTATGAGGATTATCCTCTTAGTATAGGTAACGGGCAGACAATCTCTCAACCTAGAACTGTAGCTATGATGCTTGAGATGCTCTCACCAAATGAAGCAGATAATATTTTAGATATAGGAAGTGGATCCGGATGGACCACCGCACTTTTAGCTTATATTGTGGGTGGTAGCGGTTCTGTAGTGGGAGTTGAGAGAGTTAAAGAACTTGTAGAGTTTGGAAGCACAAACCTAAAAAAATATAAATTTAAAAATGCTAAAATAGTAGAAGCTGGGGATGAACTTGGTATCCCTAGAGAGAAATTTGAGCGTATCTTAGTCTCTGCGGCTGCGGATGAACTTCCTTTTGAGCTAATAAAACAGTTAAAAGTTGGTGGAAGATTAGTTATCCCAGTTCGAAATTCGATTTTTGAGATCATTAAAAAAGAGGATGAAAGCTTTGATGCTAACGAGCACTACGGCTTTACCTTCG
Coding sequences within:
- the pcm gene encoding protein-L-isoaspartate O-methyltransferase, translated to MVDRDFKEANNKMVDYLVNVGALRSSRIIEAFRNINRADFVVDRNSKNIYEDYPLSIGNGQTISQPRTVAMMLEMLSPNEADNILDIGSGSGWTTALLAYIVGGSGSVVGVERVKELVEFGSTNLKKYKFKNAKIVEAGDELGIPREKFERILVSAAADELPFELIKQLKVGGRLVIPVRNSIFEIIKKEDESFDANEHYGFTFVPLIY